gtagttgtgatcgtaaaACTGAAGAATCAGCCGCCAAAAGTAAGAAGCAAAATTTGGCAGACGAcacaattcaaggtcttggcccATCATGCAATTATTTGAAGTTTATCATCAATACGGCGCCCGGTGATGTATATaaaaatacttcaatcccattgCCCGCTTCGGTTTGGCATTATGACGAAGATCGACAAACTTATGTAAATGAGGTTGACGTTGAAGAGTTCCTTAGAGGGGCGTGCCTCAACATTTCAGTGATCCAAGTCTATATGATGTAAACTTTTCCAtcgatatttttgtttttggttttgtcaactataatagtttttgaaatttttgcattATACATTTACTTTGTAGGTGTTTATTCCACGAACACACCTTTGCATTTGACAACTCTCAAATTGGGTTTGTTTGTCCCGAGGCAATGTCAAGCTCTAGAATCAAGGCCAACCCTCAGGCTGCATCAATGTATTTGAAAGTAGTTTTCAatgctgaaattgaaaaggagaagaagGGTGATCCTAACATTACCAAGTGGTTTTTGATCCCATACCATCAAGAGTAAGTGTTAGAGATTGATCGATATTTGGTAAATAGCTATGTTATTGTTATTTTCATGCATAAGGTTGCAATAACATTTATATATAATGCAGAaatcattggattttgtacgtGTTAGACCTACGTAGAGGTTGTGCGTATATTTTCGACTCTGCGATAGGTTCCAACCGAGAAAATAGTGCATGGGGAATCTTGTGTTTGTAAGTTACTTTCAattctttttaagttatttctttTCGTGCCGAATCACATTCATGAAGTTTTACTCAACTTCcagggcataccaagtgtacaagtttAATGATGGGATTTGTCCGAATAGAGCGACTATGCAGGGGTTGAAAGGCTTCCATGTAAAGGTATATCATGCTTACTAATTAGCTTTACTCTTTTTTTTGGGTAACTACTTGGatatataatttatgatttatcTCCAAATCAGTGTTCTCAACAAGTCGGCGCCcgcgagtgtggctattacgttatgaagttcatgcatGAAATAGTCACGTTACACCATAACACTGATGAGCGGTTAGACAATGTTCGTTCTTTTACCATATGTTAGTTGAACTACTAATACTAGTACTTTTACgtagtagaattcttaatttacaagtagcattacttatcatgttacttatttcaggcttacactccaagaaatgcgccttataccgatgaggaaatagatgtggttcgtgagcaatgggctaagttttttacaaccgagtatttatttacttaggttgtttagacacaaagatggaagcgtttatatcatgttttttacaaccgagtatttatttatttacttattcgaatctatttatgcacatttaaggctcattaggtcgttataggtcatgtttagagctaaaatgacatttccgctcccaactttgaactaaagaacctaaggactcatttgattcttattacatgactaatatacatagttttaactttctaaaactcattcgaatctatttatgcacatttaaggctcattaggtcgttataggtcatgtttagagctaaaatgacatttccactcccaactttgaactaaaaaacctaaggactcatttgattcttattacatgattaatatgcatagttttaactttctaaaactcattcgaatctatttatgcacatttaaggctcattaggtcgttataggtcatgtttagagctaaaatgacatttccgctcccaactttgaactaaaaaacctaaggactcatttgattcttattacatgtctaatatgcatagttaaaactttctaaaactcattcgaatctatttatgcacatttaaggctcattaggtcgttataggtcatgtttagagctaaaatgacatttccgctcccaactttgaactaaagaacctaaggactcatttgattcttattacatgactaatatacatagttttaactttctaaaactcattcgaatctatttatgcacatttaaggctcattaggtcgttataggtcatgtttagagctaaaatgacatttccgctcccaactttgaactaaaaaacctaaggactcatttgattcttattacatgtctaatatgcatagttaaaactttctaaaactcattcgaatctatttatgcacatttaaggctcattaggtcgttataggtcatgtttagagctaaaatgacatttctgctcccaactttgaactaaagaacctaaggactcatttgattcttattacatgactaatatacatagttttaactttctaaaactcattcgaatctatttatgcacatttaaggctcattaggtcgttataggtcatgtttagagctaaaatgacatttccgctcccaactttgaactaaaaaacctaaggactcatttgattcttattacatgattaatatgcatagttttaactttctaaaactcattcgaatctatttatgcacatttaaggctcattaggtcgttataggtcatgtttagagctaaaatgacatttccgctcccaactttgaactaaaaaacctaaggactcatttgattcttattacatgactaatatacatagttttaactttctaaaactcattcgaatctatttatgcacatttaaggctcattaggtcgttataggtcatgtttagagctaaaatgacatttccgctcccaactttgaactaaagaacctaaggactcatttgattcttattacatgactaatatacatagttttaactttctaaaactcattctaatctacgtatgcacatttaaggctcattgggtcgttataggtcaacaacgtacttaattatctctatagtctgcaactatatcttttaattttatgcttcaatggaatgtaaagacaatatcatgagtgtaaactttggtactcatatatattttccttccatgcaacttgcaggctagggatcgagtcgattggaagaaagtcaacacgac
This genomic stretch from Spinacia oleracea cultivar Varoflay chromosome 3, BTI_SOV_V1, whole genome shotgun sequence harbors:
- the LOC110802475 gene encoding uncharacterized protein isoform X1; protein product: MSSSRIKANPQAASMYLKVVFNAEIEKEKKGDPNITKWFLIPYHQENHWILYVLDLRRGCAYIFDSAIGSNRENSAWGILCLAYQVYKFNDGICPNRATMQGLKGFHVKCSQQVGARECGYYVMKFMHEIVTLHHNTDERLDNAYTPRNAPYTDEEIDVVREQWAKFFTTEYLFT
- the LOC110802475 gene encoding uncharacterized protein isoform X2 is translated as MSSSRIKANPQAASMYLKVVFNAEIEKEKKGDPNITKWFLIPYHQENHWILYVLDLRRGCAYIFDSAIGSNRENSAWGILCLAYQVYKFNDGICPNRATMQGLKGFHVKCSQQVGARECGYYVMKFMHEIVTLHHNTDERLTLQEMRLIPMRK